In Phycisphaerae bacterium RAS2, the DNA window TGGACCCGCGCAAGTTGAGTGAGTTGCTGGGGCTTTCGCGCGAAACCCTTATGTGCGTCGGGGCGTATTCCGTTCGCGGAGGCGAACCGAACGTCGTCTGGGTCGTGCAATACCCGAATGTCCGCGCTGCTCACGACGCGGCCGCACGATACAAGGCGTATCTTGATGAGCACGCCAGCGAGCCACTGGCGATTTCCACCAATCTCCTCGCGCCGCAGGGTGTGTACCTCGCGGGCACCTGGACCGCTGAATTGGAATCGATGCAGTACATGCTGCCTCGGATTCAGCAGTTGCTTCCGGCGCCTTGATCGCCGGCTCGCAAGGTCGAGCGGGCATTTCAGTCTAATTGGTTATCAACAACGAGCAGGGCCTTGCATTCGCTCGGAATGCAAGGCCCTATGCTTCGCTTCTCTTCCCTTATTGGGCAGCCACAAGCCTTACGGCAACAGAATCTCCATCACGACCGGCAGGTGGTCCGATGCCCCGTGCAACGCGTCGGCGATCACCGCGCCTTCGGGAATCGTCGGAGGATCGTTGATGTCGTTGTTGAAGTGATTGCCGTCGTTGCCGTACGCGTGGTACGACCCGGTGCGGTATGTGAGCGCGACGCCGTCGAGCAGCGCCTGTGAACAGAGGATGAAGTCAAACCGGTCATCGAGGCCGCCGTTTGAGGCACCCGGCGCCGGATTTGCATTGTTGTTATGCGTCGACTGTGTATGGATGTCCCGGAAACTGCTGTTCGCGCTCCAATTGCCGGGCCGATTGATCGGATCAAAAACGCGGCCGTCGTTGTCGACCTGTGAACCGATCAACTCCTGATAGGCTGTCTCCGTGCTCGTGTACAGGTTCATGTCGCCGGCGATCATGAAGTTGCTGCCGGCCGGCAGGGCGTTCGCATGGGCGCGAATCAACTGGGCCGCCGCAAACCGATCCGAGGCATCGCCGCCGGTGTTTCCGGCCTTGAGGTGCGTCGAGTAAATGTAGAACGACGACTCGGGACCGGTGAACCCGTTGATGGTCAGCCGCCAGCGGTCGGTCTGTCGCGGGCTGGTTCCGACAATCGCGTGGTCGCCGGCGCCTGCAAACGCGAGTCGGCTCGTGCGGTAGTAGCAGGCGTTGTCCGAATCGGGGCCGTTCGAGAAAGTGGCCATGTTGTAGCCGCTCGGTCCACCGACCCCATTGAGCACGGTATTCAGGAACGTGTTCGCGGCCGATGAGCCGCTGACTTCCTGGCAGACAATGACATCAGGCAGAACGGCATTAAGGATCGCCTGATACTGCGTGGTGCGATCCGAGCCGTTGTAGTTGAGCAGGTTGTAGCTCATGACCTTGATGGCCAGCGGGGGCGGCGCATCGTCGAAGCGCTTGCCCGTTGGACAGCCTTGGCAGGAGCCCGACGCGAGCGAGGCGTAGAAGATGCAGTCGTTGCCCAGCCCGTCGTGATTGACCCACCGGAACCGGACACGATCGCCCGGCGTGCCGCAGGTTCCCTCAATGGGGCAGGCGACGCAGATCATCTCGCCTTCCACAAGCTGGTTCGGCCCCGGGCCCGACACGACTACGCACGACGAGATGCCGGCCTGATTGAAGTCGACCTGATACTGGCAGAATCCGGTCGGCGAATCGGGGCAGTCGTTCGGCGGAGTCGCGTTGTCGCAGCGGGCGATGTCCTTCTGCGCCGCCGGCAGGCAGGATGTTCCCGCGCCACCGTTGGCCAGAATCAGCTGGATCAAATTGCGAATGTCCAGACCGTTGACCGCGCCGTCAAGATTCAGATCGGCACAGACGTTGGACTCCAGACCGAGGACCACGTCGACAAACTCGTCAATGTCGTCGATGTCCACGCGCTGGGACTGATCGACGTCGCCATAGCAGGTGAGGCAGGCGTTGCTGCAGTCGTTCTCGTCGCCCGGCGTGTCGTTGCCGGTCGGCGGAAGATCGCCCGAGCCGATGATCCAGTTGTTCAGCGCGCCGGCACATCGAATGACATGGAACGGCGAACTGCCGAACGGCGTCGGGCCGACGGTCGGACCGTAGTACCATTCGGTGCCGACCGGCGGGTTGTTGACGTTCTTGACGATGGCGATCGAGTCAAGCACGCGCGTCCATGGCGTGACATCGAGGATTCCATCGTCGTCAGTGTCGAGGTCTTGCCCGCTCGTGCCCGTGAAGCCTTCGACGAGCATGTGGGTCACGTTGTCGTCGTTTTCAAAGCTGACGGCAACCGACACGAGGTCGGGAGTTCCGATGGTCAGCGTGTTGCGGGCACACAGGAATACGCCATCGGCAGGTGTGATCGCGCCGTCGAGTTCAACGATCGTTTCGATGACACCGCTGCCGGCCGCCACCGCACCGTCACCCAGCACGATGTAAGTCAGCGAGCCAAGGGGCACGTTCGCGGGGCCCTTGATCTCGAAGTACTCATCGTTATCGACGCCGTCCTGGTCGACACGAATCTCATTGATGAGCATTCCGTCGGCTGTCGGGCACTTCACATTGGCACACAAAGTGGCCGCGCCCTGGAAGACGCCGCCGAGGCCCTCGCAGAGTGCTTCGGTGAGATTGTCATTGCAGGTTCCGCCGCCCAGACAGCACGCACCGACATCACCGCACATTGGCGCGGTGTCGAGGTCGGACAAGATGCGAGGCAGCAATTGATAGGCGGCATCAAACGGGGCCGCCGTGTCGCTCTGGCTGAACACGCCGGTGATCGTCACCGGGCCGGATGGAATCTGCATGTTCTCGAAATCAAGCTGGTTGCTCGAAATCCGAACCGTGGCGAATCCGATGCCATCCGTTACGACGTAATTGCTGGTGGCGAGGCCGCCCAGGAACGTGCCGCCTGCATCGAGGAAGGTCACGCAGGAAAGCGTGACGATTTCGCTTTCCAATCCCTCGGCCGAGGCACTCTGATCCTGGAAGTCGCTTGTCGTCACGCTCGCGGGTGCAGTCGTGCCCACGAAACTTCCAAGCGTGATTCGCTTCAGCGGGAGTGAGCCATCAACCACCTCGAGGAGTCCGTTAAACTGGTCCGTCACTCCCTGCAGGTCGATCTGCGTCCCTTCCGCCGCTGCGGCAAGGAGCGGATCGATGAGTTCATTCGCACCAAAAACGGTGAGCCCGCTTCGGCCGCCGGGGCCGGAAGCATCCTCGATCTGGAAGGACTTAACGGTGCCAGACTGAATCAGGTCGGTCGTGGAAGAGATGACGACGTTGCACAGCTTGACGCGCGAGCCGGTTGGCAACGCGCGAGCGTCGGCAATTGTCATGCAAGCGCCACAAGCCGGGACCGGTGCGGGCGTGCACGTCGTGCCCGCGCCCTGGAAGACACCGCCTTGCCCTTGGCACGTCAGAGGATCCACCAGCGTGCAATCGTTGCCAGTGCAGCACGCGCCGGTGCAAATGGAACCGTCACCACAAACGCTTCCAACTCCCTTGAAGGTTCCACCAAGTTCGACGACGCATACGTTGCGCTCCTGGATGTCGCAGAAGCCTCCCTGGCAGCAGGCGCCGGTGATGGAATTGGCTACGCCCGGCGTATCGACACCTGTCGCCGGATCAAAGATGCCGATGTTCCAGGGCAAACCGCCGTTCGGCAGTCGATACACGTGGCCGGGTACAAAAGTGCCGTCCGGTCCGACAACCTGGCTGGGATCGGTAAAGTAGTACCACTCGTTCCCGGCGATGGTTGGTGGGTTAGTCGTCTCAATCACACAAACACGGTCAATCTCTGATGTCCAAGGCATCGAATCGAGGACGCCGTCGTCGTTCGTGTCCAAATCGTTGCCCGAGGCGCCGGTGAACCCTGCGACAAGCATGAAGGTGAGGTTATCGCTGTTCTCGATCATGTCATTGGCGATGCCAATGTTTAGGTCCGCGGTCGCACCGAACGTGTCATTGTCGCCGGCGATGAGGAAATATCCGTCCGGAGGAATCGTCTGACCGGCGAGATTGATCACCCGCTCGATCACGCCGCTGCCGCCAGTGCCATCGCCAATGATGAACAACGTGAGGCCGTTCAGGCTTGTGCCGGCGACACCGGTCAATTCAATGTATTCATTGGTGTCCGTACCGGGCATGTCGATGCGGATTTCGTTGATCTTCACGCCGGGGAACGAGACCGGGCAGAGGCCGGGGGTGCAGGTCGAGCCAAGGCCGACAAACACCGCGCCGCTGATGGCGGCGCACTGGGCAGGCGTGACTTCGGTGCAGTTGCTGCCGTCGCAGCAGGCGCCGGTGGTCGGCGGGCAACTCGGGGCCGCGCCGGGTGAAGGCGTGGTGAGGGCGTACGACGCCGTGTTTCGCAGGCCGCCCGCGCCATTGGGGCAGCGGTGCATCGAGACAACCGTTGCGTTACCGCTTCCGGCCTCGTTGACCTGCGGCTGGGCCGCGTTGAGCAGGACCAGCAGTTCGACGTCGTCCGGCTGATTCGCGCCATAGACCATCGCGTCAACCAGATTCGTTGTCGTCACGGCCGTGCCGTTCGGAAAGTCCGATCCATTGGCCTGGTACAGCGCAACAGCGTCAGCGCCGTTCTGGAGGGTGTTGTCGTTGAAAATGATCGAGGGGGTCGGCGTGACGCCGGCGTTGCCGATCAGGAAATAACCCTGGGCATTGGTTTGAAATCCATCCAAATCGAACGCAGCGTAGGATGTGTCATTCGACCCGTTGTAGAACACCACCACGAGGCCGTTCAGCGACGTGTTCCCCACGCCGCCGTCGTACAGTTCGACAAACTCGGCGGCATCCGTTCCCTGTTGATCGGCGTCCACTTCATTGATGCGAACCTGCTGCGCAGAGACAGGCGAAGTCACAAAACAAAGACACGCCGTCATGGCCAGCGTCGCCAGCACGATCTTTCCCAATCCTCGATTCAACATTCCCTTGTCTCCTGGTGTTGATGGCCGCGTCGCGTCAGACCGGCACATCTGATTTCCCCATCGTCGGTTGACTGTCCGAGCCGCGTACGCAAGTCGCGGCCGATTTGCTTCGTTTCGCGAACTCTAGTCCGCTCCGGTCAGGATTCCACGAGCGCCCCGTTCAATTCGCGTTAAATTGTTCGGCGGGCACTAAGTGGACTTCCCCATCAAGTTGACGCGGAACGCCCGACAATCCGAGCGCGCCCCGTGGCCACTCCTTGCAAAGCCATCTTCAGGGTCGGCGAATAGCGGGGTCCGCTTTGCCTGAACCAGCTTTCCGAGCTGACCTTCAGTTTACCACAAATGCTGACTGGAGCATACGAAAAGCTGCGGTTATGGGGGCATTTTCGGCTGCGAGGCAAGCAGCGCGTGCGTAATGACTTACACGCTGGCGAGGACCAATCCGCACAACGTTTCACAGGAGCGAATCACCTGCCTTGTCGCACGCATTCTCGGGCCTAAAGTGTGCCCATGGACGAACGGATCATTCTCGCCGGGATCGACGAAGCAGGTTACGGGCCGCTTCTGGGTCCGTTGGTCGTGACGGCAGTGGTTCTTGATTGCCCGGCACCCTGGGCGAAGCAGTCGCTTTGGGATGAATTAGAGTCAAGTGTCTGCACCGCCCCGCAGGATCGCAAG includes these proteins:
- a CDS encoding Endonuclease/Exonuclease/phosphatase family protein, encoding MLNRGLGKIVLATLAMTACLCFVTSPVSAQQVRINEVDADQQGTDAAEFVELYDGGVGNTSLNGLVVVFYNGSNDTSYAAFDLDGFQTNAQGYFLIGNAGVTPTPSIIFNDNTLQNGADAVALYQANGSDFPNGTAVTTTNLVDAMVYGANQPDDVELLVLLNAAQPQVNEAGSGNATVVSMHRCPNGAGGLRNTASYALTTPSPGAAPSCPPTTGACCDGSNCTEVTPAQCAAISGAVFVGLGSTCTPGLCPVSFPGVKINEIRIDMPGTDTNEYIELTGVAGTSLNGLTLFIIGDGTGGSGVIERVINLAGQTIPPDGYFLIAGDNDTFGATADLNIGIANDMIENSDNLTFMLVAGFTGASGNDLDTNDDGVLDSMPWTSEIDRVCVIETTNPPTIAGNEWYYFTDPSQVVGPDGTFVPGHVYRLPNGGLPWNIGIFDPATGVDTPGVANSITGACCQGGFCDIQERNVCVVELGGTFKGVGSVCGDGSICTGACCTGNDCTLVDPLTCQGQGGVFQGAGTTCTPAPVPACGACMTIADARALPTGSRVKLCNVVISSTTDLIQSGTVKSFQIEDASGPGGRSGLTVFGANELIDPLLAAAAEGTQIDLQGVTDQFNGLLEVVDGSLPLKRITLGSFVGTTAPASVTTSDFQDQSASAEGLESEIVTLSCVTFLDAGGTFLGGLATSNYVVTDGIGFATVRISSNQLDFENMQIPSGPVTITGVFSQSDTAAPFDAAYQLLPRILSDLDTAPMCGDVGACCLGGGTCNDNLTEALCEGLGGVFQGAATLCANVKCPTADGMLINEIRVDQDGVDNDEYFEIKGPANVPLGSLTYIVLGDGAVAAGSGVIETIVELDGAITPADGVFLCARNTLTIGTPDLVSVAVSFENDDNVTHMLVEGFTGTSGQDLDTDDDGILDVTPWTRVLDSIAIVKNVNNPPVGTEWYYGPTVGPTPFGSSPFHVIRCAGALNNWIIGSGDLPPTGNDTPGDENDCSNACLTCYGDVDQSQRVDIDDIDEFVDVVLGLESNVCADLNLDGAVNGLDIRNLIQLILANGGAGTSCLPAAQKDIARCDNATPPNDCPDSPTGFCQYQVDFNQAGISSCVVVSGPGPNQLVEGEMICVACPIEGTCGTPGDRVRFRWVNHDGLGNDCIFYASLASGSCQGCPTGKRFDDAPPPLAIKVMSYNLLNYNGSDRTTQYQAILNAVLPDVIVCQEVSGSSAANTFLNTVLNGVGGPSGYNMATFSNGPDSDNACYYRTSRLAFAGAGDHAIVGTSPRQTDRWRLTINGFTGPESSFYIYSTHLKAGNTGGDASDRFAAAQLIRAHANALPAGSNFMIAGDMNLYTSTETAYQELIGSQVDNDGRVFDPINRPGNWSANSSFRDIHTQSTHNNNANPAPGASNGGLDDRFDFILCSQALLDGVALTYRTGSYHAYGNDGNHFNNDINDPPTIPEGAVIADALHGASDHLPVVMEILLP